The genomic segment CGTCTTGTATCTATCTGATGTCACTACACATCTACTGTTACCAGATTACATGCTTATCATTTTAACACCATATATCAGTTACGGAGGAAAACCGTTTTATTGACGGAGCGTCAATATATTATAGGTTTGTCatttttcattaacatttcACTTTAACACTCATTTTGCGCACGTTTTTGTCTTCACTGTCAACTATGTCCATGATGATGCCCGACAGCCAAGTGTTGTTACGAGAATCCTGGTCCCGGAGTAGAACAACATCACCCAATTTCAGATTGGGTTGATCGGAATGCCAATTGTAACACGACTGAACGTCATCCTTCCAACGTCTTAAAATATTTCGGCTAGTACTTTTAATGCGCATGATGGATGTCTTTCTCGTCCAGAGACTACTCAACAAAAGATAAATAGTCTACCTTCCCAGTCAGGATTATGGAAGGACTGGGAAAGGTTTCATTGTTGAGTACTTTAGTTTTCGATTCCAACataatatcatcaaatatcCTACATGCGTTCCCACACTTATCCCATGTGAGAAGAATGTGGAAGTTGAAAATCCAGGTTTTGCCAGAAGCGCAGAGGAATTCGCGGATTGGACCGTTGATGGTGTTGATTCCTACACATCGTCTATTGCTCCAATGAAATTCGTACCCTCTGTCAGACCTGATCAATTCCACTGGTCCTCGCAACGAAATGAAACGACATTTAGCGTTAATGAATGGAGAATTGCTCATCTCTTGAACCATCTCTATGTGAACTGATGCCGATGTTAGGCAAGTACACAGGATTTTCCTTCCTTTGCTTTCAGTTGCGCCTCCTCTGGTCTTACAAGTGGATGATTTGCCATGGACCGAAGGTGTCAACACCTATAGAAGTGAACGGAGGGCCAGAGTAGACACGTGTTGTCTTTCCGGAAAGATTATTGGATTGTTTTCAATCCCTTTCATCTTGTTCATTCTGCCTCTAATTTGCATTATGCCGTTGTTGTCAATGAATGGCGACAAAGGTAGGATCGAACTTTTATCtatgagttgtctcccttgagaTCAGCATGCTACTTCTTCCGAAAACTTTCTCGCTGTACATCTTTGATAATTATGACTTTTCTGTCGCAATGCAACGGAAGATGTCTGAACTTGGAGCACTCACGTTCCGTGAGGGCCGTTGAAAGATTTAACATCATGTTTCAAGAATGATATTGCCTCCATAAAATTCTACAAGCAAGAATATCGATGATAACCAAGTGTGATAGAAGATGCCACCGACGTCTTTTGCACAATAACCTCAGGCCTGGTCTCCTTGTCCTCCTCTTGACCAACAAGAGAAAAATGTCCTCGGTGCAAAGAACTGGACTTGCACGTAACCATTTCGGACCCAGTAGCCATACGCTGTCTTTCATGGTCCTTACTGTAGTTTGTGTACCGCTATCAGCGGGATTTAAATTAGTCGGAACACAATTCCATTGCTGTGGTAAAGAGATCCTAAGTATGCGATCCACTCTATTGCTGACATGTGTTGTTGATGTAACCAAGAACAACCTCGTTATCAGTTAAGTACTTTATTTTGCCGAGGGAAATCCTGAGATGCTCAGAAACGATTTCTCAGTTGCTTGCCAGAAAAGCACCACACAATTCCAATCTGGGTATTGTTTGCCACTTGATTGGTGATAATTTTGATTTGTCCATTATGAAACCTGACATGTGTGAAATGTCCGAGTTATTAGTATACGATAGCTGCGATAGCTTTTTCTGGGACACCAGAAAAGATCTTTGGTATTCGCATGGAGAACTTGGTAACGACCATGCGAGATATCTTACAAGTCTTTTAGAAATTCTAGAGGCGATTTCCATTATTCCCATTCAGCTTGATAAAAGGATGAAAACGTCTCATCCCAATCTGGTCCAAACTTGAACGCATTTTACTTTTACTGTGacggatatttaaaatcattgCTGAAGTTAGTTTCTGTCTATAGACTAATAAAGGTTGACTCGGCGACTTGTGGTGACAATTGACCATTTCCTCGTCGGATACGTTTTAAGAGTCTTTTCCAAAACAAGTCCTTGGCGTTGGTTAATTTTCCATAAGCTGTAGTATTGCTTTCGTTAGGCCAACGTAAGGGACGTATTACATCCCAGTTCTTTCGTACGAGCTTTGGGAATTCGCTCCTTTTTATGTCGTCTAACAAAATAATCAGGTTCATGTTCTCTCGACCATCGCGATATGAATATTCGTTGGTTAATCTCAAAGTGAACGTTGTGTATACATGTTTCAAAAAATTACAGCTAACAACAAATACAGTTTTACGTGAACAATCTATGGCATTCATAATGTTGTCCGCGATGTCAAGGCCAGGTGGGAAGCTTTTATCCTCACAACAAAATTCAATACCGTTCTCATCTAACCAGGGTGCGAATGtgttttttatccatttagaatcttcattacaataacatatataaatgtcatttgTAAATGTCGAATGTTCTAAAGGTTGTCGGCACATGAGTCGTAACCACACACTGCGTCGCCATGCCTCTCGGGTTAGGACACCAAACACAAAGAAGATCAATGTCAGAATAGCTGACGTGATTAACCAAAACTGAGAAACACAGCTGTCTTTGAATTCATCAAAAGATTTTAGGAATTCATCAATCTTCATGTAGCTGCCCTCTGGATTTAAACACAATAGGTCGTGCTTCTTGTATATGAGCTGTGTTGTTTCTATCCACGAAATGAAGTCCAAATATTTGCAGCCGCACACTAATGGATTCCCAGACAGCACAATTTGGAAATTGCCTGATTTAGAATTCAATTCATCCAATACGTGATATTCTGATTTCTTTAATGTTGAAATAGCATTATTACTCAGATCAATCCTCTCTAGGACAGCAAGATCCTTTAACATTTGATAAGGAATTTGATCCATGTTGTTTCCAGCCAGAACTAAATATTTAAGAGAATATTTCTGATCCTCAAACAAGTTATTCTTGAGACTATTGAGGTTATTTAAGGAAACGTCTACGAAAGAAAGGTTATACAATCCTTTGAACAGTGAACTATTTGTGGCAAGGACTTTTCCGAGATTACATTGCCTAGCAGTGAGTCGCGATAGATTCGGACACTCAGCCAACATACGAGGATTTGGATTTGAACAGTCGATATCGGACATGTCGAGCTCCACCAAATGGACAAGGCCCTTTATCAGTCCATAAGAACAGGATGGAGATTTGTATGAATGACTTGCATCAACCACTTGAAGATTGTTATCTTTAGCAATTGTAACGTTAATCATTGATCCTGAGATATAACCAGTATGTGACACATTGAGGTAAATCAGATGTCTGGGGGAAAATAGTATCCTTTCTCTGGCAGCTAAAATACTTCGTTTACCGACTGACGGTTCAGTCGCATAAGAAAATCGAGATGAGTTAATGCTGGAAAAAGTGCCAAAAGAGTAAGAAATTGTGGAAAATAAACCTGATTAAAAGAAAGGTCTAATACCTCAAGGCATATCCTACTACTCCAAGTCTTCAAAACACCAAAACTGATTAATCTTATTGCATCATTCTCCAGGGTAATGATTTTAACACATATAGTTCTGAGGTAAAGCATGTCTGACTCTAACAGATTCACACCTTCGGTATATTTTTCTCGAAATCCAATTATCGATAGTGAATCCAGCACTCTTCCTTGTATTCCGTACAGTGCCCGAAGAGCATCACGGATAGTCAAGGCGAAACCATAATTGTTTAGACTTAAGGTCGTAAGATTGTCAAATGGAGAAAGAAAGTTGTTCTCTATGTTTCGAATAAATGCGGTTATGTGTAGTTCTGTAATGTTCGATCGCTGGAGACCATGGAATGACGTATTAAACAAAGACACGCTATCTTTTCTCGAAgaagaaagatataatttttgtAGCCGAGTTAGGTTTAAAAATGCATCACCAAAGAAAAATCCTTCGAAA from the Pecten maximus chromosome 4, xPecMax1.1, whole genome shotgun sequence genome contains:
- the LOC117325712 gene encoding toll-like receptor 4, translating into MINVTIAKDNNLQVVDASHSYKSPSCSYGLIKGLVHLVELDMSDIDCSNPNPRMLAECPNLSRLTARQCNLGKVLATNSSLFKGLYNLSFVDVSLNNLNSLKNNLFEDQKYSLKYLVLAGNNMDQIPYQMLKDLAVLERIDLSNNAISTLKKSEYHVLDELNSKSGNFQIVLSGNPLVCGCKYLDFISWIETTQLIYKKHDLLCLNPEGSYMKIDEFLKSFDEFKDSCVSQFWLITSAILTLIFFVFGVLTREAWRRSVWLRLMCRQPLEHSTFTNDIYICYCNEDSKWIKNTFAPWLDENGIEFCCEDKSFPPGLDIADNIMNAIDCSRKTVFVVSCNFLKHVYTTFTLRLTNEYSYRDGRENMNLIILLDDIKRSEFPKLVRKNWDVIRPLRWPNESNTTAYGKLTNAKDLFWKRLLKRIRRGNGQLSPQVAESTFISL